The window ATATAGAACCGCAGAATACTTTGCAAACCAGCAGGATACCTGAGAAAGTGGCCCACTTTCCCGCCCACCGCTTCTCCATCGCTCCCATGCTCGACTGGACGGACCGCCACTGCCGCTATTTCCTGCGCCTGCTGTCCCGTCAGACGTTGCTCTATACCGAGATGGTGACCACCGGGGCGATTATTCATGGCAAAGGCGATTATCTGGCGTACAGCGGGGAAGAGCATCCGCTTGCCCTGCAGCTTGGCGGTAGCGATCCGGCCCAGCTTGCGCAGTGTGCGAAGCTGGCGGAAGCGCGCGGTTACGATGAGATCAACCTTAACGTTGGCTGCCCGTCCGATCGCGTGCAGAACGGGATGTTTGGCGCATGCCTGATGGGGAACGCGCAACTGGTAGCCGATTGCGTGAAGGCGATGCGTAATACGGTGTCGATTCCAGTAACCGTGAAAACGCGCATCGGTATCGACGACCAGGACAGCTACGAATTCCTCTGCGATTTTATCGACACGGTGTCCGGTCACGGCGAATGCGAAACGTTTATTATCCACGCGCGTAAAGCCTGGCTCTCCGGGCTTAGCCCGAAGGAAAACCGCGAGATTCCGCCGCTGGATTACCCGCGCGTTTATCAGCTTAAGCGTGATTTCCCGCACCTGACGATGTCGATTAACGGCGGTATTAAATCGCTGGCGGAAGCCAAAGCGCACCTTGAACATATGGATGGCGTGATGGTTGGTCGCGAAGCCTACCAGAACCCGGGGATACTGGCGTCTGTAGACCGGGAAATTTTCGGTGTCGATAGTCCGGATGCCGATCCGGTTGCCGTGGTCCGCGCCATGTATCCTTATATCGAGCGTGAACTGAGTAACGGCACTTACCTGGGACATATCACCCGCCATATGCTCGGCCTGTTCCAGGGGATTCCGGGAGCGCGCCAGTGGCGTCGTTACCTGAGTGAAAATGCCCATAAAGCTGGCGCCGATATTAACGTCCTTGAGCATGCGTTAAAGCTGGTTGCAGATAAGCGTTAAAATTTCACCAATAGTTAGTCAATTTCACCACGCCCTGCGCTATGTCGCGGGGCATTTTATTGATAAAACAAGCAATTAAATCTGGCATGAATTTTGTAATGATCTGAGCAGAATTTCATTATGGGAGAGCGTCATGCTGGAACTACTTTTTGTGCTGGGCTTTTTTATCATGCTGATGGTCACGGGCGTCTCGCTGCTGGGGGTTCTCGCCGCGCTGGTGGTAGCTACCGTCGTGATGTTCCTCGGCGGGATGTTTGTTTTGATGATCAAACTGCTGCCGTGGCTGCTGCTGGCTGTTGCTGCGGTATGGGTCATAAAGGCGATCAAATCGCCAAAAGTGCCGCAGTATCAGCGAAATAACCGTTGGCGTTACTAAGGTATTGTGCAGAGGATCACACCCTGTCACTTTGCCTTCAGAAGCAAATAGGAATTGATTAGCAAATCTGTCACTATGCGCGTCTGACGTATTCATCGCGCTGTACCCTACATACAGCCGAACTAAAAAAAGAAAGGGCTTCCCGAGTGGAAGCCCTAATTCTTTCATCCGCTTCATCCTTACGGAATCAGCAGACTGG is drawn from Citrobacter rodentium NBRC 105723 = DSM 16636 and contains these coding sequences:
- the dusA gene encoding tRNA dihydrouridine(20/20a) synthase DusA, translated to MQQNIEPQNTLQTSRIPEKVAHFPAHRFSIAPMLDWTDRHCRYFLRLLSRQTLLYTEMVTTGAIIHGKGDYLAYSGEEHPLALQLGGSDPAQLAQCAKLAEARGYDEINLNVGCPSDRVQNGMFGACLMGNAQLVADCVKAMRNTVSIPVTVKTRIGIDDQDSYEFLCDFIDTVSGHGECETFIIHARKAWLSGLSPKENREIPPLDYPRVYQLKRDFPHLTMSINGGIKSLAEAKAHLEHMDGVMVGREAYQNPGILASVDREIFGVDSPDADPVAVVRAMYPYIERELSNGTYLGHITRHMLGLFQGIPGARQWRRYLSENAHKAGADINVLEHALKLVADKR
- the pspG gene encoding envelope stress response protein PspG; translation: MLELLFVLGFFIMLMVTGVSLLGVLAALVVATVVMFLGGMFVLMIKLLPWLLLAVAAVWVIKAIKSPKVPQYQRNNRWRY